The window CCACGCCTTCAATTGAAGTTCGCAGTCTCCGTGTTTTTCCCAAAAATCCCTTAAGGTTCCACGCGAAAATATTTTCACATTACTTTCTTTAACGCAAAGGTATAATAAAAGTTACCGTATCGGGAACTTTCTGAAGTCTTTTTTTTATTATGGGCAACGTTGGAGCAAGGCGATGTGGGTGAGTCAAAGCTAAATAGTGAAATCGTTCTTACCTCGATTAACACTAGGAGGCCATTTTGAGCAGTCTTCGCGTTACCACCCCTTCACCATATCCACCAAATCTTGGTGAATCAGTCCATTGTCGCAAACAAGGGTACTCCCAAAAAGATAGTCATCCTTTCCGTAAAAGTCGGAGACTTTCCCACCTGCTTCTTCGATGATGATAGCTCCCGCTGCTACGTCCCAAGCATTGAGACCGTACTCGTAAAAACCATCAAATCGGCCGCAAGCCACGTAGGCCATGTCTACCGCCGCTGCTCCGAGTCTTCTGATGCCGCGAGAATTAGCATTGACCTCTGCCAAAATTTTCAGGTATTCCATTTGCCGACCTTTGCTGTCGTATGGAAATCCCGTTGCCAGCAAAGTCAGCTGAATATCGTTTTGATCGGAAACCTTGATTGGCTCCCCGTTGAGAAAAGCTCCCAAACCTTTTGCGGCGCTGAAACACTCGTCGCGCTCAGGGTCGTAAATAACTCCGAGGAGAATCTCGCCGTTCTTCCAAAGGGCCACACTCGTGCAATAGCAGGGAATACCAAAAAGGTAATTGGTAGTACCATCCAATGGGTCGATAATCCAGTTGTAGTCTTCACCACGCTCGCCCGTTCCTTCTTCGGCGATGTAGCCTGCTTCGGGCAGTACTTTGCGGAGATAATCCACGAATCGTCGTTCAGCTTCTTTGTCGGCGCGGGACACGAGATCGTTCTTCCCGCTTTTCATTTCAACCTCGGAAGTCTTGATGCTTTGGCGCTCGTCTTTCAGAAATTTCCCCGTCTCAATGCTGATCTCGATGACTTGATCCAGAATTTCTTTAAGCATGTATCGGCTCATTTAGAAGTTCGACTTTCATTAATCCATCGCGGTCGATTTCCGTCAGAGAAACAGTTCGTACCGTATTAATAAAACTTTCGTCAAATGGGATCTTCACTTTGACGTAATTCTCGGTAAATCCATTCATCATGCCCCCTTCTTCCTCTGCTTCGAAGAGCACTTGACTGGTCGTTCCCAGCTGTTCTTGATAAAAAGCCTTTTTCTTTTTGTGACTCAGCACGCGGAGCATTTTGGTGCGCTCGTAGCGAATAGCCTTGGGCACCACTTCTTCTAGTCTGACAGCGGTTGTATTTGCCCTTTCCGAATAGGTAAAAGCGTGAAGGTAGCTAACGGGCAAGTCTTTGAGGAAGTCGTAAGTGACTAGAAACTCTTCATCTGTTTCACCAGGGAATCCCGTAATCACATCAACGCCAATGCACGCATCGGGCATAAGCGCCTTGATCTTTTCTACGCGCTCTCGGTAAAGGTCGCTGCGGTATCGGCGGCGCATGGCCTGCAGTATTCTGTCAGATCCAGACTGAAGAGGAATGTGGAAATGGGGAACAAATTTCTTACTCGCTGCTACGAATTCAATGATTTCGTCATTGAGCAAGTTGGGCTCAATACTCGAGATCCGATAGCGCTCGATTCCCTCCACCTTTTCCAATTCTCGGATGAGGTCTAGGAAGCTTTCTTCTGTTCCGTTTCCGTAATCACCAATATTGACTCCAGTCAGCACCACTTCTTTGGCACCAGCCGCCGCTGCTTCTCTGGCCACTTTCAAAGTCTCCTCAATAGAAGCACTTCTCGATCTGCCTCGCGCCAGCGGTATGGTACAGAAGGCGCAAAAATAATTGCAGCCATCTTGAACTTTCAGGAAAGTCCGCGTGCGGTCATTGGATGAAAATCCGGGAATGAATTCTTTTGTGTGCTTAATCGCTCGGGCAGCTGTTTGTCCTTTCTCGGCAATGTCTTCGCGCTCCAAATATTCCGCTACATTGAATTTCTCCTCGGCACCCAAAACCAAGTTGACACCGGGGATTTCTGCTATCTCGGTAGGCTTCAATTGGGCATAGCAGCCGATTACGATCACCACCGCTTCAGGATTGATTCGCAGTGCTTTTCTCACTACCGACCGACATTTCTTGTCGGCATTATCCGTCACCGAACACGTATTGATGACAAACACGTCAGG of the Cryomorphaceae bacterium 1068 genome contains:
- the mtaB gene encoding tRNA (N(6)-L-threonylcarbamoyladenosine(37)-C(2))-methylthiotransferase MtaB, with the translated sequence MLQFKKVAFYTLGCKLNFSETSTIARQLQDAGYGRVAFEDNPDVFVINTCSVTDNADKKCRSVVRKALRINPEAVVIVIGCYAQLKPTEIAEIPGVNLVLGAEEKFNVAEYLEREDIAEKGQTAARAIKHTKEFIPGFSSNDRTRTFLKVQDGCNYFCAFCTIPLARGRSRSASIEETLKVAREAAAAGAKEVVLTGVNIGDYGNGTEESFLDLIRELEKVEGIERYRISSIEPNLLNDEIIEFVAASKKFVPHFHIPLQSGSDRILQAMRRRYRSDLYRERVEKIKALMPDACIGVDVITGFPGETDEEFLVTYDFLKDLPVSYLHAFTYSERANTTAVRLEEVVPKAIRYERTKMLRVLSHKKKKAFYQEQLGTTSQVLFEAEEEGGMMNGFTENYVKVKIPFDESFINTVRTVSLTEIDRDGLMKVELLNEPIHA
- a CDS encoding inositol monophosphatase family protein — its product is MLKEILDQVIEISIETGKFLKDERQSIKTSEVEMKSGKNDLVSRADKEAERRFVDYLRKVLPEAGYIAEEGTGERGEDYNWIIDPLDGTTNYLFGIPCYCTSVALWKNGEILLGVIYDPERDECFSAAKGLGAFLNGEPIKVSDQNDIQLTLLATGFPYDSKGRQMEYLKILAEVNANSRGIRRLGAAAVDMAYVACGRFDGFYEYGLNAWDVAAGAIIIEEAGGKVSDFYGKDDYLFGSTLVCDNGLIHQDLVDMVKGW